Part of the Rhizoctonia solani chromosome 2, complete sequence genome is shown below.
GTCAAAAGCTATGATGAGTATGTGAGGCGTATGCGTTAGTGGCAAGAGCTGACTATATGCATATTAGTTCTGCAACTCCTTTACTCACCCTTTACTTCCTGGACTCCGGGGCCTATGTCTCGAATGGTCTGGCCTGGTGGAAGGAACTCGAGTATGATTATTTACGCGATTCTCAAATCAAGTGGTTCCTTGGCGAGTCGCAAAAAATCCACCTAATTGAACGACCTTTTAAGCCGGATGGAAGAAGAGACTTGGGTAAAATTTTGAGAAGAGATGGAAAGAAAGGTTGGACCTGGTAAATCGCCAAGCTGCGACAGGGGGAAACACTTCAAGCGGCAAGAAACTAGCGAAACCCAATGCAATGATGTTTTTCCACATACCACTGTGAGTGCTGAAAATCTACTTTGTTAATACCATCTAACATACATTGTTGCTTAGGAAAATGAGCACAGATCCTGCGGACATCAACTCGGAAACTTCGAAAAATCTTGACATTGGAAGTGCAGAGGAATATGGTGGATCCCCAAAGGACGCAGGGTTTTTCAAGAATGCGATTTTGGCGGCCCCTGAAAGTCCTAGCACCACTGAGACAAAAGGCACCGGGACAGAAGTCAAAGTCATTGCTAACGGACACGTCCATACAGCTGATAACTGCCGAAGAGTCAAGGGGGTATGGACGTGCTTTAATGGCGGGAGCAGTTACGCTGGTTATGGAAAAGGTGCGCTGTCTTATGGCTTCTTGCTCGTGTCAACTGAGCCTTTTGGAATTAGTTGGCTTCGACCGACGGTTTAGGATATTCCAGATCAGCCAGTACGGTGAAAAAATCGAAACCTACAAGAGGACAGATAAGGGAAAATCATAGACAATATGGTCCTTGTGGGAGAGGGAGCACCTCCAGCATACGAAGGAACGCTATAGAAGTGTCGGAGCTATATATTTGCTTCATGCTATGCTATATATTTGGTGTAACAATAACGTTTCAATGAAAGAAATATACAATTATCGAAACGCGCAAACAATTGTACCAAGCAGTACAGATATTTTATTTATGCGCTACTCGTGGACACAGTTGGGAGCCTCCCCGCAACATCCGTATCAGACAACATATCTTTTACAGCCGTCGCAACTGCGCCCTCTCTCGCCAGCTTCTGCTCCATGACCTTCCTGACAATCTTCCCGCGCAGCGTTTGGTTCCCCTTAGCATTTCGGAAGCCGGTCGGTCTGAACAACCGCGAGCGGTATTCTTCACGCATAAGTTTGACTTGATCGATTTGGAATCTCGAGTTGAGGAGCTTATCCCTCTCTTCTCGTTGCGCAACGCTCATATCTTCACGAGCATGTGGGAAGTAAAATGGCTCCTCGAGCCCAACAACCGCGCGTTTGTACCTATCCTCCGAGTTCCATCGACCTTACTATACGTCGAATTGTTCCGTCCGATATCGGGTATCCGATTATCAGTTCTGATGTAGGTCGTCCGAACACCGTACATGGATAACAAGTATCCACGAATATCGAGCTTGGTAAGACTCTGGGGAACACGGAATGTTGCTTCGTATGGATTATATGGCTGTCCCGGCGGTGTGTGGTTGCGCACGAGACGGAATATGATGTTTGGCAAGTAGATGCGGTGTCCTACAACCCGAGCCTCCTCGACGGTGGCACCCTCGCCATCAGGCACGGCTACTTGTCTAGCTCCGCGCACTCTCCGCCGTCTCGCATTGGTTCGCTCCAGCCACTCTTCCTCAGACATCTCCCTCGGACCATCGGGACGTTCGATTGTGAGCTCTCCGCGGGATTTAAGGCGATCATATGCGGTCTTTTCGACGTCTGTGAGTGAAGAATCTTCTCCGGCCTTGGATAACAATTGAGGGAAACGCTGACGTCTGATTCGTACGTCTCGAGGAGTCGATGACTCTATTGCAGCTTTTGCAGCATCTACAGGCGCTCGAGCTGAGGAATAGAACCGGCGAGCGAAATTAAATAAGGACATGGAGGGATGCAGAGTTTATCCCAGATGTCACGTGGTGTGATCCTGGTAATTGGAAACTCAGCTCTGCCACAACTACCACACGGGGATTCGTTCAAGAGGTTATGGATCAAGTAAGTAAAAATACAGGTATTTCTTGGCCTTGTTGGAATGATAGATCACCAGGAAGGCTTCAGGTTGCTTCTCAATTCGTCAAAATCTTCATCTTCTGGAGGAAATGTAAAACAGTCCAAGGCCTACAACCGTGGGTCCCTGTTGGCGTCTAGCTCTTCGAGTACAAAGTGAGCAGGCTCGTCTAATACCCCTCCAATTAGCTCAACTTTGATAAAGACCTGCAGAATCGGTACAAGCTGACTTCAAGCCTCGCAAGATCAAGAAGGCTGTTGATTCTAAATATCGAGACCGAGCCGCGGAGCGTCGAGGAGGAGCGAATGAATATGCAGAAGTGAGATTTCAAGCTACTGGACCCAGAAATTATTCTTACTCTTGTACCTATAGGTCGAGGGCCTCCTCGAAAAGTTCGAGAAGCGTATGGAGGGCGAGAAAAAAGAGATAGTAAGTGCTTGTTGTGTAACCATTATTTAGCCTAACGCTGGCCATGTTCAAACAGGTTGAGGAACAAAGAAAATATTTGGGTGGAGATGCGACACATACTGTTCTTGTCAAAGGTGTGTGCGATGTATGTGAGCATTTACTGTATACTCAATATGGTCAGTCAGGCCTCGATTTTGCACTCCTCGAACAACAACGTGCCCGAGAAGAGTCACGAGAAGATTTAGACGACGACCTTGAATCCGCGTTCCAAGGGAAACCTGTTGGACCGTCTTCAACGGAAGAGCCTTCCGCCGCCACGCAAACCCAAGGCAAAAAGCGGACCAGGGCGGAACTTCTGGCCGAATTACGTCAATCCCGCGAGGCCACTACAGACCAAGGTGTAAAAACATCAACGAAGGAGGAAGAAATCGAGGCTCTCGAACGGGCAAAGCAAGCGGGCAAATTCAAACCTATGGGATCGAGTTCATTCGCGCCGGttgagaagaagaagaaaaagaaaaagaaggccgCTCCGGAGCAGGGACAATCTCAAGCGAAAGAAACAAAAGCCAGCCCTCCAGATGCCAATGAGAGCGTCATGCCTACTTCGGACACCTCAAGTCAGAAACCGACAACCGCCGCACCTGATAAGGCTGTAGACCTTGCCCAAGACGTGCAACcaaagccacaatcaagtcCCGCCGCCCATACCCCTGCGCCTACATTGGCCCCACCCGCTCCGGCGGAAGACATTGAGGATGCTGATCCCTTCGGCGACGTAGGCGATTATGAACCCGACTACGGCGACGATAGTGATACCGAAGCCAAACCCAAAGATACCCCACAGCCGTCAGCTACCTCTGGCCGGCGCAATTGGTTCAATGACCCTGAGCCTGATCCCGAACCAGCCAGACCTCCCACCCCACCACCCAAGGGTCCAGAAGTAAGCGAACCCGAGCCAGGACCTTCCAGGCCTGGCCGACTGGAAGGCTTAATGTCCTCCGCCATGCCATCGATCTCAGATTTCCTTGCTGCAGATAAAGAAGAGGAGGCCAGAGAGAAAAAGAAAGCTAGAAAGGAGAAAAATAAGAAAAAGGCGGCATAGCCTTCTTACGACCTTGGCGTTTCGTGTATCCTAACTTATTTTCTACCAAAGATCACAATTACATATTCGTTTGTTTTGATGTAACATTGCTACCTCAACACTCAGCCCGGAGTCGTATCATAGCATACATCTACTGACTCCTACGTGTATACTAGCAAACTCTTATCAAAAGTGGGAACGCTGGCCTTTGCGCGTCATGGGACCACGTCATGCCAGCCTCGCCGTACATCCCTCGGATCAAATGATCAACTTAAGGTCGTGTCGTGAACGAACTTGTCTATGTGCTCAACTTCATGATGACCGGCGAAACCAAGCCTTATGTCCTGTTCCATTCCAAAGTAAGTTGCCGATACAACAGACGGCCAGTATAGGATTCTGGTGACCATAGGCATAGGGGTGTGGGTCGGCGTTCTCCCTTGTCATTCTCCGCCTACTCGGTATACCTCATGAGCTAGTTATATGCGACTTTACCGAAATTATCGACAAGAAAGGCCCCAACTATTCACGGCTCGTCGAAGCTAACCCTCTTGCCCAGTTTCCTACCTTAGTTACACCTGAGGGTATTATTATGACTGAGATGGTGGCAATCGCACTATGTAAGTGTTCAGCTCTGCACTTCAAGTAATGGTCGCGATTCAGTCTAAATGAAAGATAGATCTTATTGACCAGCATGGAAAGGAGACCCCCTGGGACATCATGTTCTCAGGCCATCCCAACTTGCCGCGTTCTACCGCTGGTTTATATTTGTTCCGGCAAACGTCTACCCGACTATTACCGTGATAGAATTTCCCAGTCGCTTTGTACGTGTTCCAGCGGACTCTTCGGTCGACTCGAAAACAGTCGAACGTTGGATCACAGAGGGCACTTTCATCAAGCAAGGGGAAATATGGAAGTTGATGGAACAGGAGATGACCAAGGACTTACATGACGGCCTGTTTCTCTTGGGGACAGAGAAACCGACGCTGTTGGATATCTTAGTCGCGCTGGTTGCCCAGTGGCCTCCAAACCCAAGGTAAGGCCTAAGCTGTGAGTGAATATATGGCACATAGTAGAAGGTTTCTTTTTTATGATTAGGTATACCTGGCTGGAAGAGAATTGCCCAAAGCTCGTTAAAAATACCAAGGAAACACTCAAAAATAAAGTCATCGGAGATACTTTCCGGGATAGCGACTTGAACGCGTTCCTATGATCGGAGATTCAAGAGGTAGTCCCCTTTTGGGATCTTTCAGTTTGTGTTCCCGACACATCTACGTACAAATTTACAAGTACCATACCTGTAATAATCTAAAGTGACTGCCAATCATTCTAATCGGGAACAGCCCATTCAGCTAATTGTTTCGATCATATGCGCATACAGACATAAATGTGTGAAGATTTGAGCTATTGGACCACCTCTTAAAAGGTTTAGTCCCAAATGAACTGCACCAGTTCTGTCCGTAGAACACTGAGAGCCATGTGCTCTCCCCGTCTTGCTCTCGGGCCAAGCCAAAGATTACTTCAAGGATAGTACTAGTAGTACTGATAAAAAGGCCAACGTACTTGGAGTCCTGGTTTCGTGTCTGATTGGTCTTCTTCGATGGAAGCTAATGACAATCTCAAGCCCTAGATCTTATTTCACGCACCGGTAATACCTTCTACCTTGGGATTTTAATCTACTAACGTTTTGTGGCAGGGGTGGGGTCAACTTTCCCCTTATCTCTACTTCGCGTATTCAATGTACCTCACGAATTAGTTGTGTGTGATTACGAGGAAACAACCGCCAAGCAAGGACCGAACTACACAGGCTCCTCGAAGCAATCCTTTAGCACAGTTTCCTACTCTGATTACTCCCGAGGGATATGTCATGACGGAAATGGTCGGCATTGCGCTATGTAAGTCGACGCGCCATTGACACCAAGCTAGACAATAGTTCTTCATAATATTTTTTCGCATAGACCTTCACGATCGATTTGCCAAGGGAACTACCTGGGATATCCACGTCCTCGCTCCAACCCAACAGGCTGCATTTTACCGCTGGTTCATTTTTATCCCAGCTAACGTTTACCCACTACTTACCATTATCGATTTTCCTTCTCGGTTTATTCGTGTTCCCCTGATTCTTTGGACACTAAGACGGTTGAAGGCTGGGTTAAAGCGGGCACATCTACTAAGAGGGAGGAGCTATGGAAAATAATGGAGCGAGAAATGACCGAGGGCCTGAAAGAAGGCACATTTGTGCTGGGTACACAACGTCCTACTCTTTTGGATGTGCTATTAGCCCTGGTAGCTCACTATACTCCACATCCAAGGTATGCCTCAATTAGTTCCATAAAGCAACGTTCAAAGATTGGAGCCTATAACACTCTAACAGGTACTCCTGGTTCGAGGAACATTGCCCTAAATTGCATAAAAACGTGAAAGAAACACTGAAAACGAGTGTTATCAAAGATGTTTTTCGTGAAAACGAACTCGACGATTTTCTGCAGTAGTAGATCTAGCCTTGAATCACGAATCTAACTTCAGATATTCAGTAAGTAGCGGTGTATTGGTTTCAAAGGTTTCATGAAGAACTCAAGGCTGTTTCTCTCGCCCGCAATACCCTGTACCAATACAACGTAAACGCGGTGCATAAGACTAAAATAATGAGTGAGACATAAAAAGACTCGACTGCTTCCGATTGAACCCCGGCTTGCGCTATCATGGTAGATACTTCGCAGTACTTGT
Proteins encoded:
- a CDS encoding ribosomal protein L23, which produces MSLFNFARRFYSSARAPVDAAKAAIESSTPRDVRIRRQRFPQLLSKAGEDSSLTDVEKTAYDRLKSRGELTIERPDGPREMSEEEWLERTNARRRRVRGARQVAVPDGEGATVEEARVVGHRIYLPNIIFRLVRNHTPPGQPYNPYEATFRVPQSLTKLDIRGYLLSMYGVRTTYIRTDNRIPDIGRNNSTYKRAVVGLEEPFYFPHAREDMSVAQREERDKLLNSRFQIDQVKLMREEYRSRLFRPTGFRNAKGNQTLRGKIVRKVMEQKLAREGAVATAVKDMLSDTDVAGRLPTVSTSSA
- a CDS encoding glutathione S-transferase yields the protein MTGETKPYVLFHSKGCGSAFSLVILRLLGIPHELVICDFTEIIDKKGPNYSRLVEANPLAQFPTLVTPEGIIMTEMVAIALSWKGDPLGHHVLRPSQLAAFYRWFIFVPANVYPTITVIEFPSRFVRVPADSSVDSKTVERWITEGTFIKQGEIWKLMEQEMTKDLHDGLFLLGTEKPTLLDILVALVAQWPPNPRYTWLEENCPKLVKNTKETLKNKVIGDTFRDSDLNAFL
- a CDS encoding glutathione S-transferase — protein: MTEMVGIALYLHDRFAKGTTWDIHVLAPTQQAAFYRWFIFIPANTVEGWVKAGTSTKREELWKIMEREMTEGLKEGTFVLGTQRPTLLDVLLALVAHYTPHPRYSWFEEHCPKLHKNVKETLKTSVIKDVFRENELDDFLQ